The Cryptomeria japonica chromosome 9, Sugi_1.0, whole genome shotgun sequence DNA segment gtgttttcgctCTTGTAGGTGGAAGACCACATCTCCAACATACAATTAGTAATACTTTTGGTTTTATAGATATCATCTATCCTCTTTCACAAATTGCATATGGTAGTCTCCTCTAGTATAATGAAGATGATATAATTTTCAAGATATATAACTATATGGTTCCTTGTGCTTTCTTGTTTGGTTTTGACCAATCTTTATTAGATGTATTAGATGACTTCTTTTCTTATGAAATAAGAGATTATTGATCTCTTTCTTCAAGGAGATCTTCCAtcatcaattttcaaatttgataATGACATCTAAGAGGTCAATTAGCTTTTATGAATTTCATTCCATGTAGGGTCATAAGTTTGGTTATTAGATCATCATAGGATTTCCATGTACATTTGTTCATTTTGGTCACTTATAATCACAAGGAAGAAATATAATTAAGAGGTAGATAACTATCATATTTATGCACAAAAGAAAGTCATTATCATGAATTATGTGGACAAATGTATTAATCTAAAATGTATGGGCAAGGTATGAGCAGGTAATAAAAACCCCACAAATGATTGCAATTCAAACACAAATGATAAAATAAGGGATACATGTAGCTTATGATACATCATCTTTAATATGTAAGGACAACATACCTTCAAGAATCATCAGGTTATAAATAACAAAGTGTGAGAACATACTAAAATAATTAAGGTGTGCATGTATATGAACCATACATATGGTGGTTCAAGATAATCCAAATTGAATAAGATAGAGTCAATCAAATGCCTATGGATTGTAAGgtgaagaaaaacatagggaaggcTTTAGGTGGTATAGGAATATCGAGTTCACCAAGGGATGTGTGGAAAATAAGCGCTTCTTCTTATTCTCCTATGCTAATCTATATTTATTCAAACTATCAACACTAATAAATAACCAATCATATCCATAAAATTACCATTGTAATTAGAGTAACTAGAGAAATATTTATGTACAtatctatattttgatgcattggtAATGTGCACACGTCCAACTTTTGAATACTTTTGAATTGGATATGTCCTTGTGATATGATGTGTATTTAAATGACTTGAAAATGGCCTTAAATACATGTCCATACTCATTAAATTGGATTATTTGGTGCAATAATGTCTATTTTGTAAAGGGTTGGCTTTTGGACACAAAAATGTGAATTTGAGATTGGTGGACTAAGTGGCACCACATGTTCGAGTCTAGTATAGTTAAATGTCGTCGAATGTGTATTGGTGAAGCTTGAGATGGTCTATAGTAGAAATAAATTGATGAACATTACCTTTGAGTCATTTCATGCGTTAAATAAGTCAAATCATGTATCACAACCAAAACACATATTGTATAGCATAAAACAAAGATATAAACATTCAAATACCCTAGAGATACATGTATAGGTATATAAAGAAAGGACAAatgtttataaataaataaaagacatGAAAATACTTTTAAACACAATGTATAATAATTTTTAgcatcaacattataaatcaattcaaaattaaaaaatcaaaataaaatatagcATTACAAACATTCAACACGCCATATGGTCAatatttttcatataaaattcCTTCCCACCTTCCCATCTCGTGTAAGCTCATGGCTATGGAACAATAGGCCAAGTGAAGATGGAGAATCTGTTGTTGGCTTCGAGGAAATGTCACCGAAGAATCTAacctatcaaaatcaaaattagtCTTATTTTATTTATACATACACGAGCATTCTTCTTCTGAATCAGAACAGTATCCCATACTTTTCTCATCTTGATCATGGATTGAGAAAAAGGAAGTGCATAAAGACAAGATCCACGCATCTGATCCTAATTTGCCTTTCTTTAACGCACCATTGGTAGAATTCCCTCCCTCTAGGGCCCAATCGTTATCAGAATATTATAAGGGCAAGTTGCCACGGATCAGGACGTGCCAAACGGCACCATTTTTTATTTCTACTGAATTCGAGTCACAATTTCTTTAATCAATTTTAAAAGCAGCCGATCTTGACGTATACCAGGAATAGTTTCTCCTTTTGTTGGGGGCAGGAAGGCAAGCCAGACAAGCAAACCCTAGAAAATTCCGCATCTTCAAACCTCGTTGAAGGTAGTCAAACTCAGACTTATGCCAGAAGTTAAATGGTATCTAACATCTGATTAAGATAATAATTAAGCTTCCGTCTAAGATTTTGACAGGTTGCCCTCGTGAATGCCTATACCTAATTAGCCTGAAAGTCCACACCTTAATAGCAGAGAAGATACTATTTACAGACTATTAATAAATGATGACGGTGAAAAGAGTGAGTGGTGCTCCAATTGCCGGGCATGTGGAGGGGTGCACCGCCCAAGACCGGAAGTGGCGGAAACATTGCGTTGGATGACCTGACATATGAACAGTAAGCACAGTTCTTTTTTGACCATAACTGTAGGGTGTAACCATTTCAAAATTTCGTATGCCTGGGAGATAGAGGAGCTTTAGGGTTTTTTATTTTCTGTAGTAATTACTGGAATAAAGATAGAGGAGATTTAGGGGTTTTTCTCTTCTCTGGTAATTAGTAGAATAAAGATTTGGTTTTTAGGGTTAGATTGATGTTATGTTTGTTAAGAGAATAATTTAAGCTCAAATTGTTAGGGTTTACAGATCTGTTGATATGGTACCTAGGTACTATGTATGCGATTATTCAAATAAAGAGATTTGACAGACTTTTAAAAAGGATTTGCCTAATTGTTTTTGAGATTACATTGATTGGTTGCTGTTGTATTTGTCAATATTGAATTTTTTGGGGTTAAGTACGATTTATCCAGTCACTCTAATACAGAACTTGCCTAATTTTCagaggttaatttttttttttttataattcttCATTATATCAATTCCCAGTTCCCTTCATACCAAGAAAATTAAAAATACACGTTTGACAAAGCACTTAATGTGTGAAGGAAAGGTGTCAGGAGGAGGACCCACATGTTCTTTTTAAGACAGTGGAAAAGCACGTGCTGATGCCACTCTGCCCACAACAGCGTTATCTCATCTAACCTAGTGGGTATATCAGATTATGAGGCAAGGTGACGATTAGGTCAAATCATGGTTAAGTCACATATACATAGGCTCCGCCTACCCTATGTGGGCTGCCTTGGATTTCGAGATAGCATGGTTAAGTGTACGTTTGACAAGCTTATTCCTGGGTATTATTATCACTGTTTCCTTTAGACATAGATACCAGTCGGTAGATTCAGATTGCTCGTTGCAGGGAATTGATTGGTACTTAGCTAGGTAGTGGGGCTGCCATAGAAATGGAGATTCTGAAAGAGCAGTTTGCGTTGGTTTCCGTGCACACATTTCTATGCATTGACCATCTGGAATAAACATATTTATATGCACTGGCAGAGTTGATATTCCATCTGGGTGGTTTACAACTTACTGGTTGGAAGAAGGGAAGAGCAGAAGCATTGAGCGCTTGAGGCGTCCCCTACTTTTACAGCTGGATTTTTTGGAAAAGTCGAGCTAGCTTCGTTCTACCTAGTTATACATATATTTACCAATATTCTATTTGAAAGGACTCAGAATTCAAGCAGACTGTTTTCAGTGTTTCGCAGCAAAACCGCCAGCGGGACCAGATCTATATCACCAATGGGTAGGAAATCCTTCTGCCATTTTCAGGAGATAAGAAAAAAAGAACAAGTTTTTTGGTTGAATCAATTGCATCTCAGTTGCCGTTTAGAGATATTAGAATATTTGATTAAGGGGTTTCTGTGTTGGTGGCAGAAATGGATTGGATGGCTTCTCTGGACAATATGGATGACGAGTACGAAAAACTCATTATAAGGATGAACCCTCCAAGGTCTGCTCTGTTCTTATTCTCTCATCAAACTAGGTTTCAATTTGGTCTAGCAAAGAATTTACAGAGTTGCTTAAGTTTCTAATTCAAAAGCCATGCTTTGGGTGTTACTGGGTTTTGCCTTTTCTTCCCTAACTAATTTGTTATAATCTCGGGAACTAACAAAAGCGATCCTTCCGTAATATTAAATACAATTTGTGTTTTTCAGTTGTATTGAATTGTTCATCGTTTTGGGTAGCTGACCTTGTTCTCTGAAATTTGTTAACAGGGTTGAGATTAGTAACAGCGCTTGTGAGAATGCAACAGTTGTGCAGGTAATGTTATGTTAGGGTCAGGTTTTTTCGATTCAAAGATTTGTTTATGCTCTCTTTTTCTTTCAGAAGGTTTTTGAGTTAGATGTATGCCGTTGTTTTTCTTTTAAGGTTGTTTGAGGTGGTTCGGCTTGCTATTTACAGGTCGACAGTGCTAACAAACATGGTATTCTTCTGGAAGTTGTACAAGTGCTTACTGATTTGAATCTCTTTATTACCAAAGCCTACATATCTTCTGATGGAGGATGGTTTATGGATGGTAAATTTTCAATCAATTTTGCCCTTGATGTGTTGAAAATGCCAATCttgcaatttttgttgtgaatCTAACATTTGCGTTTGTTGATATGGCAGTCTTCCATGTAACCGACGAGTATGGCAAGAAGCTAGCGGATGAAGGTGTAATTAACTACATCCAACAGGTATTACTATTTCTATTTTGGCTCTCCGGTTTTGAAAGATTGGTCGTGAAGCCAATAGAATCTGAATTTTGATTTGTGCAGACACTTGGAACAAATGCTTGTTTCCTACCCACTTTAAGGAGATCTGTAGGAGTGAAGGCTGCGACAGAGCATACATCAATTGAACTAACTGGAACAGATCGGCCTGGGCTGCTCTCAGAAGTGTTTGCTGTTCTTGCAGACAACAAGTGTAACGTGGTGGGGGCAGAGGTATGGACCCATAATATGAGGGTTGCCTCTGTTTTGTATGTTACAGATGAGATCACAGGTGCCCCTATAGACGATCCTCAGAGGCTTCTCAGGATCAAAGAGCTTCTCTGCAATGTTTTGAAAGGCAATAATGATGTAAGAGGCGCCAAAACTGTGGTCTCTATGGGTGTCACTCATACAGAGAGACGCCTTCATCAGATGATGTTTGCTGATCGTGACTATGAAAGAGTGAACAAAGGCAGGGCAGCCTCCAATGAAGACAAATCTAGGCCACTGGTAACTGTTCAGAACTGTATAGAGAAGGATTATTCAGTCGTTAGTATTCGCTGCAAGGACAGGCCAAAGCTTCTGTTTGATACCGTATGCACGTTAACAGACATGGACTATGTTGTATTTCATGGCACAGTAAACGCGGGGGCCTCTGAAGCATATCAGGTAGGGAATGAAAACATATTGATGTGTCCTTCGACCTTAAGTTCTAAATTATACTTGATTTCTATGCTTGTTCAATAAATGAACAGCTGTCCTGTTGTTTTGTTATTTGGGGTTTGGATCCTTTAAATAACAAACAATATGTCTACTGTATAAGCCACATCTTTCGTGAAACCTGACTCGGCTTTCATTTTTGAAGGAATACTACATAAGGCATACGGATGGCTTTCCTGTTAACTCCGAAGCTGAGAGAAAGCGAGTGATACAATGTTTGGAGGCAGCTATAGAAAGAAGAGTCTCAGAGGTATGGACttttccaattttccactttacactgaAGTTAGTCATGGGCATAGAGACAACTAGAGTACAATTTTTTCTGTAGGTTGCTACACTGAATGTTGCATAGACGTTAAAATGTGTTAATTAGTAGCATTAAATTTTCAGAATCTATTTAGTGGATTTTTTAAGCTTTTCCGAGAATTCTATTTGGACATTTTGGAACCCACTGCATGATTTATCGTTACAACAAAATAAGGCAAAATGTCACTCAGATGATGGATGAAGAAGTGTGATTTCAAACTTCATGCAAAAAACTGCTGCACTTTTTTTCTCCAAAAAGCTTGAAAAATTCATCTAAATGAGTTTGCAACTGTCCCATTGAAGCCCTGGTTACGCTTTGTGATCTTTTTGTCTTATGCAAGATAAACTTGCTGCTTGTTAATATTAAGTAATATGAATGCAGGGATTGCGACTTGAACTATGCACTAGCGATCGACCAGGCCTGCTCTCAGATGTGACCCGCATATTTCGTGAGAATGGATTATCAGTTACAAGAGCGGAAGTCACCACCAGGGGAGAAAAGGCGGTAAATGCATTCTATGTGACAGATGCAGCAGGAAATCCTGTTGATTCTAAAACAGTTGAAGCAGTTCGAAGAGAAATTGGCCTAACCATATTGCAAGTTAAAGAGAGTTCTGCTTCTCCCAAATCTCCCCCTCGGGAGACAGCTGCAAGGTTTCTGTTTGGTAATCTTTTTAGATCAAAATCCCTATACAGTCTTGGATTGATAAAATCCTATTCTTGATTGTTGTACATATCTGTTTCTTAACATCTCCCAAAGAAGGTCCACTGGTTGTAGCAAGAGCATGCCATCAATTGCCGCCTCTGTACATAAAAAAATCAATTGAATAGGTACCCCACTCCATTGACCAACATACCCTAGATCCTATTCGTTTGCAGAATGTCCACTATTGTATGTTAATTCACAGTTTCTGTTATGGGTTGTCTTGTCTTCTGCGAGGGAGGAAGACTAGTCTGGTACCTGCATATGGGGTAAGGGTGATCTCACTGTTCAAATAACTTGAATGTGTATCCATACTAGATTAATATCCCAAAATACGAGGTTTAAAAGTCAAGAGAATGTTGACAATGGCTATTGGTCATGACCTGATCCTGTAACCATATGTACAATAACACTTCCCCTCTGTCTCACCCCTGACTCcaatgaaaacaaaaacaaaaaaaatacaccATTATAGGGAAATGCATTTTCTGCATATAGAAGTTTCTCATTCTTCAAAGAACACTTTTGTCAATGTTTGGGCTTGAATATTGTAAAAAAAAACTCTTTACTGGCCAATGGAAGCATATTCTTTATATTGAGAGACTAGTGTAACAGCTATTAGGAGATCCATCTTCCAGAAGCACCGGTGATTTTAGCAAATTTATGTTTTTTGAATTAAAGATTTCTTATTCTACATGGAAGTGCAGGTTATGTCTGTTATCAAATTTCTATTTTAAGTAAGCATTTCCACAGAATTATCAATATTACGTGTGCAATGTGTAATGGTGATAAAACATTACCCTGTTGAAAAGGAGATTGCATTATCTTTCCTAGAAAAATTTCTTCATGCCTCAACTTGGGATTTTAAATTGTTTAGTGTTACTGTTTTTCCATTACTTTAAGGTTGATCATCTGGTTGGAAGCATATCTTCTTTCCTAACTGATTTTCCATGCCTTGAAATCTCAATATATTGGTGTGGGATGATGTTCCatttggatttttgaaatttttgtttcACTGTAGATGTGGTAGCAGGTAGATTAATAAAATAATGTAGAGTTAAAAAGCTAAGGCACTACATTCTATAACATTGTTATAAGGCTTTTGGAAAATTGTGGACAGGATTCATTCCGAtgatccaaaacatgcatcacaaaGTACTTTTACACAGTTATCTGAAAATCCTTTAACTGAAATGTAGAATTGTTATTTCCATTTCAACTCTAAGTTCCTTATGAGAATGTGTTCTTTTTTGACCTTCCCTTAGGGTTTTATTCTATATAGATCTTGTTATTAGTTTGTAACAATATATGCAAATATTTAGGTTCTAATTTCCCATGCCAGGAATCCTGTTTTGGATGCTTTCTCCATGATCATATCTATTGGTAATGGTTGGGAGTCTGAAGTAACAACTTTAGCAATACATCGTAGATAGAAATGTTCAGGATCCTTGATACAAGGGCATGTGTAGATTCTACAGGCTAATACATATGATGCATTGAAGCAATTAATAGGCTACTGGCCGCCACCTTTCTTCGAATTGTCTAGATTCAGTGCTAAACATACCAAATTTCTCTTCCAAAAGCCAAACTGTAATTATTTTGAAGGCGAGACTTATTACTGGTAGCAGATGAACCTCTGTTGCTGCATATTAATCTTCAAACGCCCTGACCCAGGACAACTTGAAATCAAATTGAAAGCTAAAAAGCATACGAAACAAAATAGGGGAAACATTTTAAACACATCTAGCCAATGGAATGTTACTCATAGCATTATTTTCTCAGGATAAAGAAAGTGCTACATATAATCTCTACTCCTTAGGCAAACTGACTCAAACTTTTGATAATTAAAAATGCACACATCTACTAAGATAATGGAATTTTAAAATAAATGCAGCAGGCTGGGAAGAAGTTATTAACTTATTAGCAATGAATCATGGAGCACAAATGATAAACCTTAAACCTAGTAGGAGAATACTGAAGACACTTTTCTACTAGCAAAGAAATATTAACAAGTCTCTTGCTCCCTCCTTTTTCCAATCTAAACTAACGAGTTCCTAAATGCACTGTGTAAAAGGCACCAGTGGGTAAGAATTTCTGTTTGAACTTTTCTTTCAAACTGTAAAAATAGCATGTAGTAACATCTGCTTCCCTAATCTCACAAAAACAGATGGTTCTACAGTGTACACACAACTGCTATTATTCAAAAGATAATTTGCCCCAATTTTTATCACTATAGACAAACATTACATCAATTTGACCCAATTTTCACAACTATAGACAAACATTACAAATCTTTTACTTTATGCAGTGACTGCATAATTCTAGCTTCCCTTCCTTTACAAGGGTTAAAGAAtatacaaaagaaaatttgaaataatCTTTAATGCTTAATTTGAAATTTATGAGATCAATTGTACTActaaaatttaaaccaaaaaattgataaataatttaaTAGAACCATAACTTAATTCCATATCAGTGGTGCATCAGTTAGTTAATCAAGACCTATTTGAATCTGTTCAATTACATCAGAACTTTTGAGAGCTGAGGTCTCTTTTTGTATCCCAACTTCAATTGCCTTCACTGCTACTATTGGCTTGGAGAAACATGCTTAACATGTGATatttattttgtttcaaatttctgGGCAATTACATCTTTAAGAAAATGGGAATTAGATTTTGAAATATAAACATTTTCTGTTAGACAGTCAACTCGATACATGATCATGGAATGATCcaaaatgttaatgaaaataaacaCAGTTTTATCAGAAGCTGTCAAACACAAATTGATATTGTTAGGTTGGGGTGCTCCATCTACCTAACAGGTGATATGCTTTCATTCTAACCCCCTACTCTGTTCTTTCAAGTCTATCCTCAATTCATTTTGCTTTGTCAGCGTGGTAACTGGGTTTGGATGCTAAATTCAACAGTATAAGCTGCCTGTTAGATAAATTTTTTTATACCCTTCAAAATTTCAGATTGCTATCCATTTTTTTGAATGGCTCATCCTTGTAAGAAGGAAATATCAAAGACCAAAAAATACAATTATTATAATCCTAGAATTTTGGACAGTACCAAACATCATCTTTCATGTGATAAGAGTCTCGAAACAATTTGATTGTATTTTAGTTGTTTGAAACCCATAAAATGGGGTCATATGGCAATCAGACCTAACTTACAGGCCTCATATAGCTATCAAACCTAACTTACAGGGCTCACGGAATAGAAACATTAAAGTATTATATGTAATATATGGGCTCACGGAATAGAAACATCAAAGAATTATATGATACATATATTTATCTTCTCTATTTAGCTTTCTGTAAATTGTCCAAGGCCTTGCCAAATTTTCAACAGTCAATGAATTCAGTCTCCAAAATCCTTTGCTTGTATATTACGTCAGAAAATGTTGGCTACGGTCATATAACCATTAAATTCACCCCCCACTAAAAAATGGAATCGAACAGGGTTTTTGCTTCACAGTTGTTTGGTGTTGGACCTCTTTAGCAATCACGAAATCTTCTAGAATATGGAATAAGTTtcgtaatttttttttaagaatatttagatatttaaaaaaatttatatttataaaatatgtTAGGAAGTTGGATTTcttatagtttatttttatttattttagtttcaaGCAATTACAGCTAAATGATAAAGTAttttaaaaacaataaatataattctTAAATAAATGGATGGTAGAGAAAAAGCGAATTTGATCTTTTCAACACAAAACAATATTATAtagttttatattattttgtttAGGTGTTATTCACCTCTTTTTCAGTCAATCTTTGTGGAATCTTAAAGATGCCAAGGAGTGTAGTGGTTTTCCTCGTTCCCTATGTTTTCTTGCCAATGTTTTGGATGCACGTTTCATAAAAGTAATTATCAACTAATAATTAACAATACATATTAGTAATAACAATGTGAAAATGATATGACTACAATACATATTACTTTTAATTAACAATTATATTTATAAAAGTGCATCAAGAAGTTGGATTCCTTGAAActtgttattattttttaattttattaggtatcaaccaatttcaattaaacaagtaattataaaaatatataatttattttaaatgaatggCAGATAAAATAGAATTTAAGATGTTAAGTCTTTTTATTACAAAAGAATAATATGTGATTTCACATCACTTTACTGAGGTGCTATTAGGAAATGACATGcccttaaaatatatattttatactattaAAAGTCTTTGTATTAGGTAGTGCAGGGGAAGTAAACATATTTATGTTAACAATGTGATGTAATAATTAGACTTAAATTAAATTAGTTGAGAATGATAGGGTATGTACTTTCTTGATTAAAAAGTAGaagtgtttttttttcatttttagaaTTTGTCTcaattgacctaaaaatttgaagattgTATCTTTAATAAATTTAGTAATCTAGTACTCGAAATCTAGCttccaaatatttaatttattttactaaCTAGATGATACAAATTGATTTTCAATAGGCATGTTTAAAAACAATTATTAATGTCATTTTTTTAGGATTAGATCATGCACGTGTACAACTACTATATTTAGACACTAAATAttgatgagattttttttttaatattttttttaattaattttttattggccCTCATTGTTGTTTTGAAAACCCCTCGAGTTAAGTAGACCTAaacttattatttttttatttttatttttcactttgaaAAGAATTGAGTGTAAATTAATGCCAtacaatttgtttttaaaaaaagtaaaaaatattcttaaaaagaaaataaaaatgttatttcaagtttaATGGACTAGTTTCA contains these protein-coding regions:
- the LOC131066937 gene encoding ACT domain-containing protein ACR4, yielding MEMDWMASLDNMDDEYEKLIIRMNPPRVEISNSACENATVVQVDSANKHGILLEVVQVLTDLNLFITKAYISSDGGWFMDVFHVTDEYGKKLADEGVINYIQQTLGTNACFLPTLRRSVGVKAATEHTSIELTGTDRPGLLSEVFAVLADNKCNVVGAEVWTHNMRVASVLYVTDEITGAPIDDPQRLLRIKELLCNVLKGNNDVRGAKTVVSMGVTHTERRLHQMMFADRDYERVNKGRAASNEDKSRPLVTVQNCIEKDYSVVSIRCKDRPKLLFDTVCTLTDMDYVVFHGTVNAGASEAYQEYYIRHTDGFPVNSEAERKRVIQCLEAAIERRVSEGLRLELCTSDRPGLLSDVTRIFRENGLSVTRAEVTTRGEKAVNAFYVTDAAGNPVDSKTVEAVRREIGLTILQVKESSASPKSPPRETAARFLFGNLFRSKSLYSLGLIKSYS